A window of Vigna unguiculata cultivar IT97K-499-35 chromosome 4, ASM411807v1, whole genome shotgun sequence contains these coding sequences:
- the LOC114181573 gene encoding uncharacterized protein LOC114181573 isoform X1: MIHFISAYFHWNEILSRLLLVQWTFCRVVSYIVMSRNMASSKHVGNAVQLSEFWGVFGKEHEHVSSSSFDEVLACKGASPMKPIASEKRNSTKISKKTAREELKEISNAKNGDSAGKKKSYRRRKICQEIPNEEKGNANDDTRACSKVAEKETKVSILDC, encoded by the exons ATGATTCACTTCATCTCAGCTTATTTTCACTGGAATGAAATTCTATCACGCCTTTTGTTGGTTCAATGGACTTTCTGCAgag TGGTTTCTTATATCGTAATGTCAAGGAATATGGCTTCGTCCAAACATGTCGGGAATGCGGTGCAACTCTCAGAGTTTTGGGGAGTGTTTGGAAAG GAGCATGAACATGTTAGTAGTTCAAGTTTTGATGAAGTTCTAGCTTGCAAAGGTGCTTCACCCATGAAACCAATTGCGTCAGAGAAG AGGAATTCTACCAAAATATCTAAGAAGACGGCGCGTGAAGAATTAAAGGAAATATCTAATGCAAAGAATGGTGATAGTGCTggcaaaaagaagagctacagaAGGCGTAAAATTTGCCAAGAAATTCCAAATGAGGAAAAAGGGAACGCAAATGATGACACCAGAGCTTGTAGCAAAGTCGCTGAAAAGGAAACAAAG GTGTCCATCCTTGACTGCTAG
- the LOC114181573 gene encoding uncharacterized protein LOC114181573 isoform X2, translating into MSGMRCNSQSFGECLERKKKGELPTGPLFHTAKATGFKFVSEMLVVNTSKYNEMGSIMEHEHVSSSSFDEVLACKGASPMKPIASEKRNSTKISKKTAREELKEISNAKNGDSAGKKKSYRRRKICQEIPNEEKGNANDDTRACSKVAEKETKVSILDC; encoded by the exons ATGTCGGGAATGCGGTGCAACTCTCAGAGTTTTGGGGAGTGTTTGGAAAG GAAGAAAAAAGGCGAATTACCTACTGGTCCACTGTTTCATACAGCTAAGGCAACTGGGTTTAAATTCGTGTCTGAAATGCTTGTTGTAAACACTTCTAAGTATAACGAGATGGGATCCATCATG GAGCATGAACATGTTAGTAGTTCAAGTTTTGATGAAGTTCTAGCTTGCAAAGGTGCTTCACCCATGAAACCAATTGCGTCAGAGAAG AGGAATTCTACCAAAATATCTAAGAAGACGGCGCGTGAAGAATTAAAGGAAATATCTAATGCAAAGAATGGTGATAGTGCTggcaaaaagaagagctacagaAGGCGTAAAATTTGCCAAGAAATTCCAAATGAGGAAAAAGGGAACGCAAATGATGACACCAGAGCTTGTAGCAAAGTCGCTGAAAAGGAAACAAAG GTGTCCATCCTTGACTGCTAG